In Prescottella soli, a genomic segment contains:
- a CDS encoding alpha/beta fold hydrolase codes for MQSLVSRVGVAAIAGAVLAACTACGAGPSDRPDIAVVEHGGGSAPTSDTADRIPQLQTPVRDLDWTDCKDATLRALGLDSGPEGLTFECATLVAPIDGGSGTGPLQVGAARARLPQTPADAAPLVLTSGSDVTSTSTLAALATGPSSGLLERQPIVAVDRRGIGASTPIDCGRTVDRRGLADLGQFTPGDTSGVDEVAAMSRDATVACTDSLQPQELAFDTAHAADDLEQLRKLWQVDALGLLGTGNGSAVALAYAAKYPSRVGRLVLDSPVATTADAATAAEQRVQGQEAALADFSRRCAALNCSLGPDPSAAIVALRDRAAAGELGTVSSSALLTAVSSFLGSPRGDQVGRVRELSDVLAAAGRGDLAPLQGLIGRTEAAVGTDGQFVARCSDGQQWPGPGRAKELQRTWAERYPVFGADAAVGLMRCSAWPTMSPPPLPSAIPVPVLVFNGAADPVVGDGGVATVTGTLTSADTTWSNVTWAGYGHPVTTHSDCARRSLVRYLDSAALPTNGSACPA; via the coding sequence ATGCAGTCGCTTGTGAGCAGGGTCGGTGTCGCAGCGATCGCCGGTGCCGTGCTCGCCGCCTGCACGGCGTGCGGCGCCGGACCGTCCGATCGACCCGACATCGCGGTGGTCGAGCACGGTGGCGGCTCCGCACCGACATCCGACACGGCGGACCGGATCCCGCAGCTGCAGACCCCGGTCCGGGACCTCGACTGGACGGACTGCAAGGACGCCACCCTCCGGGCGCTCGGGCTCGACTCCGGCCCGGAGGGCCTGACATTCGAGTGCGCGACCCTGGTCGCTCCGATCGACGGCGGCAGCGGAACGGGCCCGCTCCAGGTCGGCGCCGCGCGCGCCCGCCTGCCGCAGACTCCCGCAGACGCCGCGCCGCTGGTCCTCACGTCGGGTTCCGACGTCACGTCGACGAGCACGCTGGCCGCACTGGCGACCGGCCCCAGTTCGGGGCTGCTCGAGCGGCAGCCGATCGTCGCGGTCGACCGGCGGGGTATCGGCGCGTCGACGCCGATCGACTGCGGTCGGACCGTCGACCGTCGCGGCCTCGCCGATCTCGGCCAGTTCACACCCGGCGACACGTCCGGCGTCGACGAGGTTGCCGCGATGAGCCGTGACGCGACCGTGGCATGCACCGATTCGCTTCAGCCGCAGGAGCTGGCGTTCGACACCGCGCACGCCGCCGACGACCTCGAGCAGCTCCGGAAGCTGTGGCAGGTCGACGCTCTCGGCCTGCTGGGCACCGGCAACGGCTCCGCGGTCGCGTTGGCCTACGCCGCGAAGTATCCGAGCCGGGTGGGCCGGCTGGTGCTGGACTCGCCCGTCGCGACCACCGCCGACGCGGCGACCGCCGCCGAGCAGCGCGTCCAGGGTCAGGAGGCGGCCCTCGCCGATTTCAGCCGCCGCTGCGCCGCGTTGAACTGCTCGCTGGGCCCGGACCCGTCCGCCGCGATCGTGGCACTGCGTGACCGCGCGGCGGCGGGCGAACTCGGGACGGTGTCGTCGAGCGCCCTGCTGACCGCCGTCTCGTCGTTCCTCGGGTCACCGCGCGGTGATCAGGTGGGCCGGGTGCGCGAGCTCTCGGACGTGCTGGCGGCGGCCGGACGCGGTGACCTTGCGCCGCTGCAGGGGCTGATCGGCCGGACGGAGGCCGCCGTCGGCACCGACGGTCAGTTCGTGGCGCGCTGCAGCGACGGCCAGCAGTGGCCGGGACCCGGACGCGCGAAGGAACTTCAACGGACATGGGCCGAGCGGTATCCGGTGTTCGGCGCGGACGCCGCCGTCGGGCTCATGCGGTGCTCCGCGTGGCCGACGATGTCACCGCCGCCGCTTCCGAGCGCGATCCCGGTGCCGGTCCTCGTGTTCAACGGCGCCGCCGATCCGGTCGTCGGCGATGGCGGGGTCGCCACGGTCACCGGAACCCTCACGAGCGCGGACACCACGTGGTCGAACGTGACCTGGGCGGGTTACGGGCATCCGG
- a CDS encoding MFS transporter, which yields MLDTRSVIRNTKTLSGARVSAAVAFGLQGFLLAVLLTQLPQFKDSLGFSDTLVAVTVVGISIVAGVGSVLAEQLAKATSSRTTLRTGLFVIAVGAAVIALATSTPAFLAAFALYGIGLGIVDAAANMQAVSIQHAYGRVILSSFHASWSVGAIVGAGYVAVCSAVDLSVKLSVMIGAALVAGICAWIGPRLLRTGHERAATSATAPLTVPLRPFLTLGIAMMLFYAIDFGIGTYSPLYLKEVLLSDAGTAALAMGAYQVTALISRLTGDYWVRRFGEIPVVRVGAAISVVGLLIAVLAPSPAVAIAGFFIVGLGAPVIAPLSFSAAGRLAPPDQTDAVVARINLFNYAGTVIAGGVIGGIAALSDLRVGFVAPLLFAIVLFLLAPAFAPTRVRSGDAETESAPTGA from the coding sequence ATGTTGGACACTCGTTCAGTGATTCGAAACACGAAAACCCTTAGTGGGGCGCGCGTCTCGGCGGCTGTCGCGTTCGGCTTGCAAGGGTTCCTGTTGGCGGTGCTGCTCACCCAGCTGCCGCAGTTCAAGGACAGTCTCGGCTTCAGCGACACCCTCGTCGCCGTTACGGTCGTCGGAATTTCCATCGTCGCCGGCGTCGGCAGTGTCCTGGCCGAACAACTCGCGAAGGCCACCTCGAGTCGGACCACGCTGCGCACCGGCCTGTTCGTCATCGCCGTGGGCGCCGCGGTCATCGCGCTCGCGACGTCGACACCGGCTTTCCTCGCGGCGTTCGCGCTGTACGGCATCGGACTCGGCATCGTCGACGCTGCCGCCAACATGCAGGCGGTGTCCATCCAGCACGCCTACGGCCGGGTCATCCTCTCGTCGTTCCACGCGTCCTGGAGTGTCGGGGCGATCGTCGGTGCCGGCTACGTCGCGGTCTGCTCCGCAGTCGATCTGTCGGTCAAGCTCTCCGTCATGATCGGGGCCGCACTGGTCGCGGGGATCTGCGCGTGGATCGGGCCGCGGCTGCTGCGCACCGGACACGAGCGCGCCGCGACGTCGGCCACCGCGCCGCTGACCGTGCCGCTGCGCCCGTTCCTCACCCTCGGCATCGCGATGATGCTCTTCTACGCGATCGACTTCGGTATCGGCACCTACTCGCCGCTGTATCTCAAGGAGGTGCTGCTGTCCGACGCGGGGACCGCCGCGCTCGCCATGGGCGCGTACCAGGTGACCGCACTGATCTCACGGCTGACGGGCGACTACTGGGTGCGCCGATTCGGTGAGATCCCGGTGGTGCGGGTCGGTGCCGCGATCAGCGTGGTCGGTCTGCTGATCGCAGTCCTGGCGCCCTCCCCGGCGGTGGCCATCGCCGGATTCTTCATCGTCGGCCTCGGTGCGCCTGTGATCGCGCCGCTCAGCTTCAGCGCCGCCGGACGGTTGGCGCCACCGGACCAGACCGACGCGGTGGTCGCTCGGATCAACCTGTTCAACTACGCGGGCACGGTCATCGCCGGTGGAGTCATCGGCGGGATCGCAGCGCTGTCCGACCTCCGGGTCGGGTTCGTGGCACCCCTGCTGTTCGCAATCGTGTTGTTCCTGCTCGCGCCCGCTTTCGCCCCGACCCGGGTCCGGTCCGGCGACGCCGAGACCGAGTCTGCACCCACCGGCGCGTGA
- the zapE gene encoding cell division protein ZapE, whose product MHARLVDRNPVVPADQLVAQMVPPAMFDEVSFASYIPDPKEPSQAAAVSKAEEFSQKVAKIRGGGRRGLFGKKAPSTGAGLYLDGGFGVGKTHLLASIFHSSPSPKAFGTFVELTHVVGALGFNRAVEELSSHSVLCIDEFELDDPGDTMLVSRLLTELSARGVSIVATSNTLPGQLGEGRFAAQDFLREIKKLGSIFETIRVDGPDYRHRDLPPAPEPTDDADLLERADAIEGATLDDFDALCTHLSTLHPSRYGKLVEGIPAVFIKGVHPAEDQSVALRLVVLADRLYDASIPVTVSGAKLDEIFTPEMLAGGYRKKYLRATSRLLALSRFEVAA is encoded by the coding sequence ATGCATGCACGTCTTGTCGATCGCAATCCGGTGGTGCCGGCCGATCAATTGGTTGCTCAAATGGTGCCCCCGGCGATGTTCGACGAGGTCAGCTTCGCGTCCTACATTCCCGACCCCAAGGAGCCCAGCCAGGCCGCCGCGGTGAGCAAGGCCGAGGAGTTCTCCCAGAAGGTCGCCAAGATCCGTGGCGGTGGCCGCCGCGGCCTGTTCGGCAAGAAGGCGCCGTCCACGGGCGCCGGTCTGTACCTCGACGGCGGATTCGGTGTCGGCAAGACCCACCTGCTCGCGTCGATCTTCCACAGCTCCCCGTCGCCCAAGGCGTTCGGCACGTTCGTCGAGCTGACGCACGTCGTCGGCGCGCTCGGCTTCAACCGCGCGGTCGAGGAACTGTCGTCGCACAGCGTGCTGTGCATCGACGAGTTCGAGCTCGACGATCCGGGCGACACGATGCTGGTGTCCCGCCTGCTGACCGAGCTGTCGGCGCGCGGCGTGTCGATCGTCGCGACGTCGAACACGCTGCCCGGACAGCTCGGTGAGGGCCGGTTCGCCGCGCAGGACTTCCTGCGCGAGATCAAGAAGCTCGGCTCGATCTTCGAGACCATCCGCGTCGACGGCCCTGACTACCGTCACCGCGACCTGCCGCCCGCCCCCGAGCCGACGGACGACGCCGATCTGCTCGAGCGCGCCGACGCGATCGAGGGCGCCACGCTCGACGACTTCGACGCGCTGTGCACGCACCTGAGCACGCTGCACCCGTCGCGTTACGGCAAGCTCGTCGAGGGCATCCCGGCCGTGTTCATCAAGGGTGTCCATCCCGCCGAGGATCAGTCTGTCGCCCTGCGCCTGGTGGTGCTCGCCGACCGCCTGTACGACGCCAGCATCCCGGTGACCGTGTCGGGTGCGAAGCTCGACGAGATCTTCACCCCGGAGATGCTCGCCGGCGGCTACCGCAAGAAGTACCTGCGTGCCACCTCGCGTCTGCTCGCGCTGTCGCGTTTCGAGGTCGCTGCCTGA
- a CDS encoding pyrimidine reductase family protein: MIEHVHRLDIATYLTRDQGSTGRPPELSDDDLRSLYGYPAALDRPWVRVNFVSSVDGAVTVDGASGGLGTPADKRVFTVLRELADVIVVGAGTARTENYGGARTDPALARRRLGSGLSEVPPIAVITASGRVDPTSRLLTDTVVPPLVLTSARADAGDLSRLRDAGARVEIVSDGNVTGTAVVAALQRRGLRRVLCEGGPGLFGTLTAAGVVDELCLTTSPQLVAGRAGRIAVSPDANPTPMTRVHVLGDDDGTLLTRWVRTRDQ; this comes from the coding sequence GTGATCGAACACGTGCACCGTCTGGATATTGCGACCTACCTCACACGCGACCAAGGCAGCACCGGCCGGCCGCCGGAGCTGAGCGACGACGACCTGCGTTCACTGTACGGCTATCCGGCCGCGCTCGACCGACCGTGGGTCCGCGTCAACTTCGTCTCCAGCGTCGACGGCGCGGTGACCGTCGACGGCGCCAGCGGGGGCCTCGGGACGCCCGCGGACAAGCGGGTGTTCACGGTGCTCCGGGAACTCGCCGACGTGATCGTCGTGGGCGCCGGCACGGCCCGCACCGAGAACTACGGCGGCGCACGCACCGACCCGGCCCTCGCCCGGCGCCGGCTCGGATCCGGGCTGTCCGAGGTCCCGCCGATCGCCGTGATCACCGCGAGCGGCCGCGTCGACCCGACGTCGCGACTGCTCACCGACACCGTCGTCCCGCCGTTGGTGCTGACCTCCGCCCGCGCCGACGCCGGCGACCTCTCCCGCCTGCGCGACGCGGGCGCCCGCGTCGAGATCGTCTCCGACGGGAACGTCACGGGAACCGCGGTCGTCGCGGCCCTGCAACGGCGGGGGCTGCGCCGCGTGCTGTGCGAGGGCGGGCCCGGCCTGTTCGGCACCCTGACCGCGGCCGGCGTCGTCGACGAACTGTGCCTGACGACCTCCCCGCAACTGGTGGCCGGACGGGCCGGACGGATCGCGGTCTCCCCCGACGCGAATCCGACGCCGATGACCCGTGTGCACGTCCTCGGGGACGACGACGGGACCCTGCTGACGCGATGGGTGCGCACGCGTGATCAGTGA
- a CDS encoding GNAT family N-acetyltransferase, with product MTISVDRAGLWDAEALADVAAVTFPLACPPHATKEDIADFIDEVLSAEKFSEYLTDPTRTVLKATTGGEIVGYVMLVDGTPEDQDIQTVVSLRPTTEISKLYVLPDRHGSGVSAALMNAAVDHARNANCAGVWLGVNQENERAQRFYVKNGFEKVGTKTFRVGAQTHHDFVMQRSI from the coding sequence GTGACGATTTCCGTGGACCGCGCCGGACTGTGGGACGCCGAGGCGCTCGCCGACGTCGCGGCGGTGACGTTCCCGCTCGCGTGCCCGCCGCACGCGACCAAGGAGGACATCGCGGATTTCATCGACGAGGTGCTCTCGGCGGAGAAGTTCAGCGAGTACCTCACGGATCCGACGCGGACGGTCCTCAAGGCGACTACGGGCGGCGAGATCGTCGGCTACGTGATGTTGGTGGACGGCACGCCCGAGGACCAGGACATCCAGACGGTGGTGTCGCTGCGGCCGACGACGGAGATCAGCAAGCTGTACGTGCTGCCCGACCGGCACGGCTCGGGGGTCTCGGCGGCGCTCATGAATGCGGCGGTGGACCACGCGCGCAACGCGAACTGCGCGGGCGTGTGGCTAGGCGTCAACCAGGAGAACGAGCGGGCGCAGCGGTTCTACGTCAAGAACGGCTTCGAGAAGGTCGGCACGAAGACCTTCCGGGTGGGCGCTCAAACCCACCACGATTTCGTGATGCAGCGCAGCATCTGA